GAAGACCTATAAAATGGGTCTCAACAGGATTAACTACAAATTTCCCAAGTAAATCAGGTTATGATTTTAATTTTGGAATTTCTATTATGCCAGGATGGGATAGATTAATCTTATCTTCTGACTTTTTTGTTGACAGGGGGCCAGAAAAAACTAAATATTACCTTCAAAATCTTACAGGAAGCTTAGAAGTCTTAGAAGGGATAAAAATTAATTTTTCTCTTTTACCATTTAATAACAACTTAAGAAAAGGAAAAATTTATGGGGGCTTGGAATTTTCATTTGGCAATTTACTTTTAGGAGGCTCTAAGGGTGACAAAAAAAGTGAAGGAATCTTAACAGCTTCTTTAGTGCCTTATCCCACTTTGCTTAAAGAAAAACCTCATTCCATAATGATAGAAATTGAGGGGGATTATCCTGAAGTTCCAGCGCCACGAAACTTATTAGGAGAAGAACACTCCTTTCTTAACCTATTAGAACTCCTTGAATATGTAAGTAAAACCAAAAATATTGATAGTGTGGTTGTTTACATAAAACCAAATTCTCTAGGTCTTGCTCAAGTTGAAGAAGTGAGATCTCAACTCCTAAAGATCGCAAAAGAAAAATTCTTAATTGCGCATTCTGATTTTCTATATTTCAAAGATTTATATTTAGCTTCTGCGGCAGATTTTATCTCTCTTTCTCCTCCAGGTATGGTTTATTTTCCTGGAATTTACCTTTCGAAGCTTTACATAAAAGGTGCTTTAGAAAAATTAGGAATAGAAGCGGAAGTAAGTGAAGTAGGGAAATATAAGTCAGCTGGAGAGATGTTTAAAAGAGAAAAAATGAGCGAATACGATAGAGAACAATTACAAAAATTTCTTGATGATCTTATAGAAGTAGTTACAAAAGAAATTGCGGAGTCAAGAAAAATAGACCAGAATAAGATAAAGAATCTTATGGATTCTCTTGGAGCCTTTACACCTCAAATGGCAAAAAAAGAAGGAATAATAGATACCATAGCTTACTTCGATGAAATAAAAAAGTTTATAGGAATTAAAGGTGATGGAAAGCTATGGAGAGGGAAAAGAATTCCAAGAGAGTTTGTGACAACAGACATACCAAAAATAGCAGTTTTAGCCCTTGAAGGTTCTATCATTGTAGGGAAAAGTTCTCGTTCACCGATAGATTTCCCTATTTTTGAAAACTCTACAATAGGTTCAGAGACAGTATCAAAGGAACTGGAAGGATTAAGAAAAGATCGCTCAGTAAAAGCTGTGGTTATAAGAATAAATTCTGGAGGAGGAAGTTCTATTGCCTCTGATTTAATATATAGAGAAATTTTAAGGTTAAAAGAGAAGAAACCCGTAATAATCTCATTAGGAAATATAGCAGCTTCTGGAGGCTATTATATAGCTGCACCTGGGACAAAAATACTGGCTGATAAAACAACTCTAACAGGCTCTATCGGAGTTTGGGGAGCAAAATTTGTCACAGAAGGTTTCTATAACAAACTTGGAATTACCCGCGATGTCGTAAAATGGGGTAAACATGCGGATGCTCTTAGTGACCAAAGACCTTTTTCTTACTACGAAAAAAAGATGTTTGAAAAAATGTTAGACCATATATATAACAAATTCATAGAAGTAGTTTCTACTTCAAGAAACATTCCTCTCGAAAAAGTAGATTCCATTGGGGGAGGTAGAATTTGGAGTGGTTTATCTGCCAAAGAAATTTCTCTTATTGATGAATATGGTGGTCTTCTCGACGCAATTAAGGTTGCGGAAAAAGAAGCTGGAGTTAGAAATTATAAAATAATTCTTCTTCCAAAACCCTTAAAGTTCTTTGAAAGACTTTTCGGTCTTGAAGAAATCTCTTTCTTGCCAATAATAAAAATGATAGAAGAACCCTACCTTTACTTTGAGCCCACTCGGATTAACCTCGGAGAGTAAAATAATTTAATTACCTCTTTACTTTTTGATTTTCTTATATAATTTATATAGAAGGTTTTATTTTCTTAAGATCTTATTATGAAAGATTTTAAAGAAAAAAATTCAAAAATTTTAATAAATACTTCCTTAGAAGAGAACCTATTTAAGAGTTTTATGAGAAGTACTCCACTCCCTACATACTTTAAAGACAAAGAAGGTCACTACCTTTTTGTTAGCGAATCATTCATAAAGCAAAAAGGATTTCTTACAATATCTTCTCCAGAAGAAATAGTAGGTAAAACAGACTTTGATATTTATCCTGAGTATTTTGCCAAAAAAGCACAAGAAGACGAGATTCAAATAATAAAAACAAAAAAAAGTTTTATTAAAGAAGAAGAACTAAATACACCAAAAGGAAAGCTACATTTACTAATTACGAAAGCTCCTCTTATAGATGAAAAAGGGAATATTATCGGAATAATGGGAATCCATGAAGACATAACTGAAAACAAACTTGCAAAAGAAGAATTAATTAAAGCTCAAAAAGAAGCAGAAAAAGCTTCTCTTGCAAAAAGCACATTTTTAGCAATTATGAGCCATGAAATTCGCACTCCTTTAAATGCAATAATAGGAATGAGCGAAATCTTAGAAAATACAATTCTTTCAAAAGAACAAAGAGATTATCTTAAAATTCTAAGAGAAGCTGGTGAAACCTTACTTTCAATAATTAATGACGTCCTCGACATTTCTAAAATTGAATGTGGGGATATGGAAATTGAAAAAACCGAATTTGAACTACCTAGACTTGTAGAGAAGGTTTGCGATATCTTGGCAATCAAAGCACATTCTAAGGGATTAGAACTAATAGACCATATAAGTCCAAATGTTCCTGTAAGACTCATTGGAGATCCATTCCGACTTCGTCAAATTCTTGTGAATCTTATTGGGAACTCAATCAAATTTACAGAAAAGGGAGAAGTTGTTCTAAGCATAAAACTCGCAGAAAATAAAAGACGTAAAAAAGGAAAAAGC
This portion of the candidate division WOR-3 bacterium genome encodes:
- the sppA gene encoding signal peptide peptidase SppA, encoding MLFLILFSYISFPIATVERSRALYSNPAGLSIHSCPEISIRSDEFWTSISIPFLGFAGGIRFINDSLEFMTGVSPFHYKDKFSIGYMYSSWDNKYTLGFIGRPIKWVSTGLTTNFPSKSGYDFNFGISIMPGWDRLILSSDFFVDRGPEKTKYYLQNLTGSLEVLEGIKINFSLLPFNNNLRKGKIYGGLEFSFGNLLLGGSKGDKKSEGILTASLVPYPTLLKEKPHSIMIEIEGDYPEVPAPRNLLGEEHSFLNLLELLEYVSKTKNIDSVVVYIKPNSLGLAQVEEVRSQLLKIAKEKFLIAHSDFLYFKDLYLASAADFISLSPPGMVYFPGIYLSKLYIKGALEKLGIEAEVSEVGKYKSAGEMFKREKMSEYDREQLQKFLDDLIEVVTKEIAESRKIDQNKIKNLMDSLGAFTPQMAKKEGIIDTIAYFDEIKKFIGIKGDGKLWRGKRIPREFVTTDIPKIAVLALEGSIIVGKSSRSPIDFPIFENSTIGSETVSKELEGLRKDRSVKAVVIRINSGGGSSIASDLIYREILRLKEKKPVIISLGNIAASGGYYIAAPGTKILADKTTLTGSIGVWGAKFVTEGFYNKLGITRDVVKWGKHADALSDQRPFSYYEKKMFEKMLDHIYNKFIEVVSTSRNIPLEKVDSIGGGRIWSGLSAKEISLIDEYGGLLDAIKVAEKEAGVRNYKIILLPKPLKFFERLFGLEEISFLPIIKMIEEPYLYFEPTRINLGE